A region of Brevundimonas sp. NIBR10 DNA encodes the following proteins:
- a CDS encoding PilZ domain-containing protein: MALLSSPSERRLEPRQVANARGVLVAPGLELVCMIVDLSGGGYRVRLDRGLSLPRQVMLVDIAAGTACEADVAWCKGMEAGLKCRVRANSLRGLVPARFAPARDAWVRAGGR; the protein is encoded by the coding sequence ATGGCGTTGCTCTCATCTCCCAGCGAACGACGGCTCGAGCCGCGCCAGGTCGCCAATGCGCGCGGCGTGCTGGTGGCGCCGGGTCTCGAACTGGTCTGCATGATCGTGGACCTGTCGGGCGGCGGCTATCGCGTCCGCCTGGACCGTGGCCTGTCCCTGCCGCGTCAGGTCATGCTGGTGGACATCGCCGCCGGCACCGCCTGCGAGGCCGACGTCGCCTGGTGCAAGGGCATGGAGGCGGGCCTGAAATGCCGCGTCCGCGCCAACAGCCTGAGAGGCCTGGTCCCCGCCCGCTTCGCCCCCGCCCGCGACGCCTGGGTCAGGGCCGGTGGGCGCTAG
- a CDS encoding DUF484 family protein, with product MSGPRDLFAEVETDPAPHWPDVRAWLQANPQTLLDDRSLLEEIGLKPHGRNVVEFGAAALTRLEAVVTRESDARKQIEAVARANFAAQTQTHVASLDLLEARNHSDLARRLDACAQGRFGLAGAAIAIEKPGGVPFGWRALEPGGVDGLLGDHGLTWLGPNFAGLDLFGANEDQVQSVALIRMAPIFGGGAAQIEVTGVRHAICAFGSPDPEGFTPSMGCELVAFIARVVERTAERWPILT from the coding sequence ATGAGCGGACCCCGGGACCTTTTCGCCGAAGTCGAGACCGATCCGGCGCCGCACTGGCCGGACGTCCGGGCATGGTTGCAGGCCAATCCGCAGACCCTGCTCGACGACCGGTCCCTGCTGGAGGAGATCGGGCTGAAGCCCCACGGCCGCAATGTGGTCGAGTTCGGGGCCGCCGCCCTGACCCGGCTGGAGGCCGTCGTCACCCGCGAATCGGACGCGCGCAAACAGATCGAGGCCGTGGCCCGCGCCAATTTCGCCGCCCAGACCCAGACCCATGTCGCCTCGCTGGACCTGCTGGAGGCGCGCAACCATTCCGACCTGGCCCGGCGGCTGGACGCCTGTGCCCAGGGTCGGTTCGGCCTGGCCGGCGCCGCCATCGCCATCGAGAAGCCCGGCGGCGTGCCGTTCGGCTGGCGCGCGCTGGAGCCGGGCGGCGTCGATGGGTTGCTCGGCGATCACGGCCTGACCTGGCTGGGTCCCAACTTCGCCGGGCTGGATCTGTTCGGCGCGAACGAGGACCAGGTGCAGTCCGTCGCCCTGATCCGCATGGCCCCCATCTTCGGCGGCGGCGCGGCGCAGATCGAGGTCACAGGTGTGCGCCACGCCATCTGCGCCTTCGGCTCGCCCGATCCCGAGGGTTTCACGCCCAGCATGGGTTGCGAACTGGTCGCCTTCATCGCCCGGGTGGTGGAGCGCACCGCCGAACGCTGGCCGATCCTGACGTGA
- a CDS encoding primosomal protein N': MIVASVLIPLPVQEAFDYEVPEAMTLTRGDQVAVPLGPRLMRGIVTEVRETTGSNRRLKAVDGLLDDPRLPPRTVDFVEWAARWTLSPPGEMAAMALKGLRAPRPRPERRLRRVGDRTPARPTAARTAVLEAIGDRAMTRPALTALSGASSAVIKGLIDEGVLELFEVEALAAFDPPDPDHAPARLNADQAAAADVLAGATAKGGFAPFLLDGVTGSGKTEAYLEAAARTLRADPDAQILILLPEIALTQALIARITDRFGTAPAEWHSGIAPPRRRMVWEAVVAGRCNIVVGARSALFLPFANLKLIVVDEEHDGSFKQEDGLVYHGRDLAVARARIEGATVVLASATPSLETLWNAQHGRYGWLKLSARHGAAVLPSIELLDLRQNPPDPQTWLSQPLREAIGETFARGEQTLLFLNRRGYAPVVLCRACGHRLTAPDTDSWLVEHRYTGRLVCHLTGFSMVRPRLCPSCGAEDTLVSVGPGVERVEEEVRALFPEARTAVFSSDTVPDAKSARALIQSMIDGQIDILVATQAAAKGHNFPNLTLVGVVDADLGLRGGDLRAAERTFQLLTQATGRAGRHDKPGRAILQTWTPEHPVLMALAAGDRDAFVAAEMAEREAASLPPHGRLAALILSGEDATAVERVAQMLAEAIPNAERLEVYGPADAPLGLIRGRRRKRLLVRADRDVDLQGFLRAWLARVKVPGSVRLTVDVDPYSFL, from the coding sequence TTGATCGTCGCCTCCGTCCTGATCCCCCTGCCGGTGCAGGAGGCCTTCGACTACGAGGTCCCCGAGGCCATGACGCTGACGCGCGGGGACCAGGTCGCCGTGCCGCTGGGTCCCCGGCTGATGCGCGGGATCGTCACCGAGGTGCGCGAGACGACGGGGTCGAACCGCAGGCTCAAGGCGGTCGACGGCCTGCTTGACGATCCGCGCCTGCCGCCCCGAACGGTCGATTTCGTCGAATGGGCCGCCCGCTGGACCCTCAGTCCGCCGGGCGAGATGGCGGCGATGGCGCTCAAGGGTTTGCGCGCCCCGCGTCCCCGGCCCGAACGCCGCCTGCGCCGGGTCGGCGACCGGACCCCGGCCCGGCCGACCGCCGCACGCACGGCGGTGCTGGAGGCGATCGGCGACCGGGCCATGACCCGGCCCGCGCTGACCGCCCTGTCCGGCGCGTCATCGGCCGTCATCAAGGGACTGATCGACGAGGGGGTGCTGGAACTGTTCGAGGTCGAGGCCCTGGCCGCCTTCGACCCTCCCGATCCCGATCACGCGCCCGCCCGGCTGAACGCGGACCAGGCGGCGGCGGCCGATGTGCTCGCGGGTGCGACGGCGAAGGGCGGATTCGCCCCCTTCCTGCTGGATGGGGTCACAGGGTCGGGCAAGACCGAGGCCTATCTGGAGGCGGCGGCGCGGACACTGAGGGCCGATCCGGACGCGCAGATCCTGATCCTGCTGCCCGAGATCGCCCTGACCCAGGCCCTGATCGCGCGGATCACCGACCGGTTCGGCACGGCCCCCGCCGAATGGCATTCCGGCATCGCCCCGCCCCGTCGCCGCATGGTGTGGGAGGCGGTGGTCGCCGGCCGCTGCAACATCGTGGTCGGGGCCCGATCGGCCCTGTTCCTGCCGTTCGCCAACCTCAAGCTGATCGTGGTCGACGAGGAGCACGACGGGTCGTTCAAACAGGAGGACGGGCTGGTCTATCACGGCCGCGACCTGGCCGTGGCGCGGGCCCGGATCGAGGGGGCGACGGTGGTCCTGGCCTCGGCGACGCCGTCGCTGGAGACCCTGTGGAACGCGCAGCACGGCCGCTATGGCTGGCTGAAACTGTCGGCGCGGCACGGGGCGGCGGTGTTGCCCTCGATCGAACTGCTGGACCTGCGCCAGAACCCGCCCGACCCCCAGACATGGCTGTCCCAGCCGCTGCGTGAAGCCATCGGCGAGACCTTCGCGCGCGGGGAACAGACCCTGCTGTTCCTGAACCGGCGAGGCTATGCGCCCGTGGTCCTGTGTCGCGCCTGCGGGCACCGGCTGACGGCACCCGACACCGACTCCTGGCTGGTCGAGCACCGCTATACCGGACGTCTGGTCTGTCACCTGACGGGGTTCTCGATGGTGCGGCCCCGGCTGTGCCCGTCGTGCGGGGCCGAGGACACGCTGGTCTCGGTCGGACCCGGCGTCGAACGGGTCGAGGAGGAGGTCCGGGCCCTGTTCCCCGAGGCGCGCACTGCCGTGTTCAGCTCCGACACCGTGCCGGACGCGAAGTCCGCGCGAGCCCTGATCCAGTCTATGATCGACGGGCAGATCGACATCCTGGTGGCGACCCAGGCCGCGGCCAAGGGGCACAACTTTCCCAACCTGACCCTGGTCGGGGTGGTGGACGCCGACCTGGGCCTGAGGGGCGGGGACCTGAGGGCCGCCGAGCGGACCTTCCAGTTGCTGACCCAAGCGACCGGTCGGGCCGGGCGACACGACAAGCCGGGCCGCGCCATCCTCCAGACCTGGACGCCCGAGCATCCGGTGCTGATGGCCCTGGCCGCGGGGGACCGGGACGCCTTCGTCGCCGCCGAGATGGCCGAGCGGGAGGCGGCGTCGCTTCCACCCCACGGCCGTCTGGCGGCCCTGATCCTGTCGGGCGAGGACGCGACTGCGGTCGAACGGGTGGCCCAGATGCTGGCCGAGGCCATTCCCAATGCCGAGCGGCTGGAGGTCTATGGCCCCGCAGATGCACCCCTGGGGCTGATCCGGGGAAGGCGACGCAAGCGGCTGCTGGTCCGGGCCGACCGGGACGTGGACCTGCAAGGCTTCCTGCGCGCCTGGCTGGCCCGGGTGAAGGTCCCGGGCTCGGTCCGGCTGACGGTCGACGTGGACCCCTATTCATTCCTCTGA
- a CDS encoding HAD family hydrolase gives MADRLKTAIIYDFDGTLARGNMQEVTFIPSLGMGIGDFWGEADRLTKTADADNILMYMQLMLQRAREHGNPITKRLLAGHGEDVKLFDGLKADLTGPGWFERINAKGAEYGLDIEHYIISAGLEEMIDGCPIRDAFHHVFASKFVYDDHGVAIWPAVGVNYTTKTQYLFRINKGVLNHWDHEQINKFMPDDDRAVPFDRMIFLGDGDTDVPTMKMMHTKGGYSIAVYDPRNSERDQQKIYGLISEDRVNFVAAADYREGSALDLIVKGLVGRIAINSGTMPSGV, from the coding sequence ATGGCCGACCGTCTGAAGACCGCCATCATCTATGATTTCGACGGCACCCTGGCGCGGGGGAACATGCAGGAGGTAACCTTCATCCCCTCGCTGGGCATGGGGATCGGCGACTTCTGGGGCGAGGCGGACCGGCTGACAAAGACCGCCGACGCCGACAACATCCTGATGTACATGCAGCTGATGCTCCAGCGCGCGCGCGAGCACGGCAACCCCATCACCAAGCGGCTGCTGGCCGGGCACGGCGAGGACGTGAAGCTGTTCGACGGGCTCAAGGCCGACCTGACCGGACCGGGCTGGTTCGAGCGGATCAACGCCAAGGGCGCCGAATACGGCCTGGACATCGAGCATTACATCATCTCGGCCGGGCTGGAGGAGATGATCGACGGCTGTCCGATCCGCGACGCCTTCCACCACGTGTTCGCGTCCAAATTCGTCTATGACGACCACGGCGTGGCCATCTGGCCGGCGGTGGGGGTCAACTACACCACCAAGACCCAGTATCTGTTCCGCATCAACAAGGGCGTCCTGAACCACTGGGACCACGAACAGATCAACAAATTCATGCCCGACGACGACCGGGCCGTGCCGTTCGATCGGATGATCTTCCTGGGCGACGGCGACACCGACGTGCCCACCATGAAGATGATGCACACCAAGGGCGGCTATTCGATCGCCGTCTATGACCCACGCAACTCCGAACGCGACCAGCAGAAGATCTATGGGCTGATCAGCGAGGACAGGGTCAATTTCGTCGCCGCCGCCGATTACCGCGAAGGCTCGGCGCTGGACCTGATCGTCAAGGGTCTGGTCGGGCGGATCGCCATCAACTCGGGGACGATGCCGTCGGGGGTCTAG
- the secB gene encoding protein-export chaperone SecB, protein MTDVSPTDSTVPAPGENAQGGPPTGGFRILAQYVRDLSFENPKAPESLRMEGKPAIDMGVELNAQGRPDNLFEVEMRLSVKATTDAGPVFNVELHYGGLFQLNNVAPADIEPLLLIECPRYLFPFAREIIARATSDGGFSPPFMMDPIDFVGIYMARQQQMAQNRDAQPGQA, encoded by the coding sequence ATGACCGACGTTTCCCCCACCGACAGCACCGTCCCCGCGCCCGGCGAGAATGCCCAGGGTGGCCCGCCCACCGGCGGCTTCCGCATCCTGGCGCAATATGTTCGCGACCTGTCGTTTGAGAACCCCAAGGCCCCCGAGAGCCTGCGCATGGAGGGCAAGCCCGCCATCGACATGGGCGTCGAGCTGAACGCCCAGGGCCGCCCGGACAATCTGTTCGAGGTCGAGATGCGGCTGTCGGTCAAGGCGACCACCGACGCCGGTCCGGTGTTCAACGTCGAGCTCCACTACGGCGGCCTGTTCCAGCTGAACAACGTCGCTCCGGCCGACATCGAGCCCCTGCTGCTGATCGAATGCCCGCGCTACCTGTTCCCGTTCGCGCGCGAGATCATCGCCCGCGCCACCTCGGATGGCGGCTTCTCGCCCCCCTTCATGATGGACCCGATCGACTTCGTCGGGATCTACATGGCGCGCCAGCAGCAGATGGCCCAGAATCGCGACGCCCAGCCGGGCCAGGCTTGA
- a CDS encoding alpha/beta hydrolase, with translation MMASGGVAMASGIPPASRTFITSDGARLHYLEAGPSLARTVILVPGWTMPGGIFEPQIAALSDRFHVLALDPRGQGDSEVTRFGYAWERRGADIGDLIAAAGGSQPVVLVGWSLGVLDALSWVHQAGDARIAGLVLIDNSIGEPPAPVAREGASTASPADAAPIPEAERRRRRAAFVASMFARDPGAEYRARLTDQALRMDQADERRLLAYDTPRETWRDAVHSVRGPVLYVIRPRWREQAANLVATKSNASVAVFDAAGHALFVDEPERFNALLIDFLDRLDASGATP, from the coding sequence ATGATGGCGTCGGGGGGCGTCGCCATGGCCTCGGGGATACCGCCTGCGAGCCGTACCTTCATCACCAGCGACGGGGCCCGTCTTCATTATCTGGAGGCGGGCCCTTCGCTGGCCCGGACCGTGATCTTGGTCCCCGGCTGGACCATGCCCGGCGGGATCTTCGAGCCCCAGATCGCCGCCCTGTCGGACCGTTTCCACGTCCTCGCCCTGGATCCGCGCGGCCAGGGTGACAGCGAGGTCACCCGCTTCGGCTATGCTTGGGAACGGCGCGGTGCCGATATCGGCGACCTGATCGCCGCCGCAGGAGGATCACAGCCGGTGGTGCTGGTGGGCTGGTCGCTCGGGGTGCTCGACGCCCTGTCCTGGGTGCATCAGGCGGGTGATGCCCGGATTGCCGGCCTCGTCCTGATCGACAACTCCATCGGTGAGCCGCCCGCGCCGGTCGCGCGTGAAGGGGCGTCCACTGCCAGTCCCGCCGACGCGGCCCCCATCCCCGAGGCCGAACGCCGTCGTCGGCGCGCCGCCTTCGTCGCCTCCATGTTCGCCCGCGATCCCGGCGCCGAGTACCGCGCCCGTCTGACCGATCAGGCCCTGCGCATGGACCAGGCCGACGAGCGCCGGCTGCTGGCCTACGACACGCCACGCGAGACCTGGCGCGACGCCGTCCATTCGGTGCGGGGGCCGGTCCTCTACGTTATCCGGCCACGCTGGCGCGAACAGGCGGCCAACCTCGTCGCCACCAAATCGAACGCCTCGGTCGCCGTGTTCGATGCGGCGGGACACGCCCTGTTCGTGGACGAACCCGAGCGGTTCAACGCCTTGCTGATCGACTTCCTCGACCGCCTCGACGCGTCGGGAGCGACCCCGTGA
- the lpdA gene encoding dihydrolipoyl dehydrogenase, which translates to MAETSYDVVIIGGGPGGYNAAIRAGQLGLKVACVEMRETLGGTCLNVGCMPSKALLHASELFETAVKEFPNIGINAGTPTIDLAKMMGQKQDSVTALTKGIEFLFKKNKADWIKGKGKISGPGKVEVTAADGTVTTLTAKDIVIATGSEPTPLPGVDFVPGKVIDSTGALSLSAVPKKLIVVGAGIIGLELGSVWRRLGAEVTVVEYLPRITPGMDTDLATAFQRALTKQGMTFKLGSKVTAAKTTKTGVELTVEPAAGGAAETLTGDVVLVAIGRRPYTAGLGLETVGVETDKRGVIVGDHFKVASGVWVIGDVTTGPMLAHKAEEDAVAAIELIAGKAGHVDYNLVPSVVYTFPEVAWVGKTEDQLKAEGVAYKSGKFPFTANSRAKINHETEGYAKVLADATTDRILGVHIMGPQAGEMIGEACVAMAFGGASEDLARTSHAHPTRSEAVKQAAMGVEGWTMQA; encoded by the coding sequence ATGGCCGAAACTTCCTATGACGTCGTCATCATCGGCGGTGGGCCCGGCGGGTACAATGCGGCGATCCGGGCGGGCCAGCTGGGGCTCAAGGTCGCCTGCGTCGAGATGCGCGAGACCCTGGGCGGGACCTGCCTGAACGTCGGCTGCATGCCCTCAAAGGCCCTGCTGCACGCCTCGGAACTGTTCGAGACGGCGGTCAAGGAGTTTCCCAACATCGGCATCAACGCTGGCACCCCGACGATCGATCTGGCCAAGATGATGGGCCAGAAGCAGGACAGCGTCACGGCCTTGACCAAGGGGATCGAGTTCCTGTTCAAGAAGAACAAGGCCGACTGGATCAAGGGCAAGGGCAAGATCTCCGGTCCCGGCAAGGTGGAAGTGACCGCTGCCGACGGCACCGTCACCACCCTGACGGCCAAGGACATCGTCATCGCTACGGGCTCGGAGCCCACCCCGCTGCCCGGCGTGGATTTCGTTCCCGGCAAGGTGATCGATTCGACCGGTGCCCTGTCGCTGTCGGCCGTGCCCAAGAAGCTGATCGTCGTCGGCGCCGGGATCATCGGGCTGGAACTCGGGTCGGTCTGGCGGCGTCTGGGGGCCGAGGTGACGGTGGTCGAATACCTGCCGCGCATCACCCCGGGGATGGACACCGATCTGGCGACCGCCTTCCAGCGCGCCCTGACGAAACAGGGCATGACCTTCAAGCTGGGCTCCAAGGTCACGGCGGCCAAGACCACCAAGACCGGGGTCGAACTGACCGTCGAACCGGCGGCCGGCGGCGCGGCCGAGACCCTGACGGGCGACGTCGTCCTGGTCGCCATCGGCCGTCGTCCCTACACGGCCGGACTGGGCCTTGAGACCGTCGGAGTCGAGACCGACAAGCGCGGCGTGATCGTCGGCGATCACTTCAAGGTGGCATCGGGCGTCTGGGTGATCGGCGACGTCACCACCGGTCCGATGCTGGCCCACAAGGCGGAAGAGGATGCGGTCGCGGCCATCGAGCTGATCGCGGGCAAGGCGGGTCACGTCGACTACAACCTGGTGCCCAGCGTGGTCTACACCTTCCCCGAGGTCGCCTGGGTCGGCAAGACCGAGGACCAGCTGAAGGCCGAGGGCGTCGCCTACAAGTCAGGCAAATTCCCCTTCACCGCCAACTCGCGCGCCAAGATCAACCACGAGACCGAAGGCTATGCCAAGGTCCTGGCCGATGCGACGACCGACCGGATCCTGGGCGTCCACATCATGGGTCCCCAGGCCGGCGAGATGATCGGCGAGGCCTGTGTCGCCATGGCGTTCGGCGGCGCATCCGAAGACCTGGCCCGCACCAGCCACGCCCACCCGACCCGCTCCGAAGCCGTCAAACAGGCGGCCATGGGCGTCGAAGGCTGGACGATGCAGGCCTAA
- the fsa gene encoding fructose-6-phosphate aldolase gives MKLFLDTADVTVIKDMLPTGMVDGVTTNPSLIAKSGRNIAEVIAEICALVEGPISAEAVATDFETMVREGDKLAAIAPNVVVKLPLTWDGLRAARNFADKGIKTNVTLCFSAAQAMLAAKAGATFVSPFVGRLEDHGADGIGLLEEIRVLYDVHGFDTQILAASLRNPNHVSAAATAGSDAATLPADVFKALVKHPLTDKGLDQFLADWGKTGQSIL, from the coding sequence ATGAAACTCTTCCTCGACACCGCCGACGTCACCGTCATCAAGGACATGCTGCCCACCGGGATGGTGGACGGCGTGACCACCAATCCGTCGCTGATCGCCAAGTCGGGGAGGAACATCGCCGAGGTCATCGCCGAAATCTGCGCCCTGGTCGAGGGGCCGATCTCGGCCGAAGCCGTGGCGACCGATTTCGAGACCATGGTCCGCGAAGGTGACAAGCTGGCCGCCATCGCCCCCAATGTCGTGGTCAAGCTGCCCCTGACCTGGGACGGACTGCGCGCAGCTCGGAACTTCGCCGACAAGGGCATCAAGACCAACGTCACCCTGTGCTTCAGCGCGGCCCAGGCCATGCTGGCGGCCAAGGCGGGCGCGACATTCGTCTCGCCCTTCGTCGGGCGGCTGGAAGACCACGGCGCCGACGGCATCGGCCTGCTGGAGGAAATCCGCGTCCTCTATGACGTGCATGGTTTCGACACCCAGATCCTGGCCGCGTCCTTGCGCAACCCCAACCATGTCTCGGCCGCCGCCACGGCAGGATCGGACGCAGCCACCCTGCCGGCCGACGTTTTCAAGGCCCTGGTCAAGCACCCGTTAACCGACAAGGGTCTTGATCAATTCCTGGCCGACTGGGGCAAGACCGGTCAGTCCATCCTGTAG
- a CDS encoding tyrosine recombinase XerC translates to MTSSEALFAWLEHLAHERRLSPRTLEAYGHIGRTWLAFLEQHRGEAQSLADLGTVTAAEVRAHLAARRSGDHPLNARSLGQTLAAIRSLHGFLDRRCDTPTPQLALVRGPRIKATLPRPVTAVQAREMLDDPDADPDRAPWAAARDRAVLTLLYGCGLRISEALSLIRADAPLPETLRIVGKGSKTRLVPVLPAVREAVDAYLALQPFVIGPRESLFRAVRGGPLSPRHVQATVQALRGRLGLPASTTPHALRHSFATHLLGAGADLRSIQDLLGHASLSTTQKYTAVDSARLLGAYAAAHPRA, encoded by the coding sequence ATGACATCCTCCGAGGCCCTGTTCGCCTGGCTGGAACATCTGGCGCACGAACGCCGCCTGTCGCCCCGGACGCTGGAGGCCTATGGCCACATCGGTCGAACCTGGCTGGCCTTTCTGGAACAGCATCGCGGCGAGGCGCAATCGCTCGCTGATCTGGGGACCGTCACCGCCGCCGAGGTCCGCGCCCATCTGGCGGCGCGGCGCAGCGGCGACCATCCCTTGAACGCACGGTCGCTGGGCCAGACCCTGGCGGCGATCCGGTCGCTGCACGGCTTTCTCGACCGGCGCTGCGACACCCCGACGCCGCAGCTGGCCCTGGTGCGCGGGCCCCGGATCAAGGCGACCCTGCCCCGGCCGGTCACTGCGGTTCAGGCGCGAGAGATGCTGGACGATCCGGACGCCGATCCCGACCGCGCGCCCTGGGCTGCCGCGCGCGATCGGGCCGTGCTGACCCTGCTGTACGGATGCGGCCTGCGGATTTCGGAGGCGCTCAGCCTGATCCGCGCCGATGCGCCCCTGCCCGAGACCCTGCGTATCGTCGGCAAGGGATCCAAGACCCGGCTCGTGCCCGTCCTGCCGGCCGTGCGCGAGGCGGTCGATGCCTATCTGGCGCTCCAGCCCTTTGTGATCGGACCGCGCGAGTCCCTGTTCCGGGCCGTACGGGGCGGGCCGCTGAGCCCGCGCCATGTGCAGGCGACGGTCCAGGCCCTGCGCGGGCGGCTGGGCCTGCCGGCCTCGACCACCCCCCATGCCCTGAGGCACAGTTTCGCAACCCATCTGCTGGGGGCCGGGGCCGACCTGCGCTCGATCCAGGACCTGCTGGGCCACGCCAGCCTGTCGACGACCCAGAAATACACCGCCGTCGATTCTGCCCGCCTGCTGGGCGCCTATGCGGCGGCGCATCCCCGGGCCTGA
- a CDS encoding 2Fe-2S iron-sulfur cluster-binding protein, with the protein MAKITYIQHDGGESTVDVKPGLSVMEGAVRNNVPGIDADCGGACACATCHVYVDPDWTEKTGKPSAMEESMLDFAEEVEPNSRLSCQIRVSDDLDGLIVRLPQSQH; encoded by the coding sequence ATGGCCAAGATTACCTATATCCAGCACGACGGCGGCGAGAGCACCGTGGACGTCAAGCCCGGTCTCTCGGTGATGGAGGGGGCGGTGCGCAACAACGTTCCCGGCATCGACGCCGACTGCGGCGGGGCCTGCGCCTGCGCCACCTGCCACGTCTATGTCGATCCCGACTGGACCGAGAAGACGGGCAAGCCCTCGGCCATGGAGGAGTCCATGCTGGACTTCGCCGAAGAGGTCGAGCCGAACTCGCGCCTGTCGTGCCAGATCCGGGTGTCCGACGATCTGGACGGGCTGATCGTCCGCCTGCCGCAAAGCCAGCACTGA
- a CDS encoding retroviral-like aspartic protease family protein, producing the protein MRAENVTSDRTTSRRAFAGGLAALTGLAATPALALSQVTGTRLPPTEDRTALLSNLLTRMSAKTNINGHAGSQFVLDTGAGRTAIAADLATALALPAGPSILVHGVTSAEIAPTVKIARLSFGGRRFNDVYAAVFPREMLAADGLLGLDVLSRFELQFDMVRRTMLLRPSGPDIIQFGRAFGTSSRIRRGDCSRIRTGEFGQMILLNARADGVPVECFVDSGAQYSIGNMALHRALGGRGGTTIQRALTPVYGVTGQTLMAERGSVGMLDINRQRLGPTSLLFADLHAFGALDLIEAPALLLGADVLYRFRTVSLDFGRSRMSFTGLRRAIAGPTRS; encoded by the coding sequence ATGAGGGCGGAAAACGTCACGTCGGACAGAACCACCAGCCGCCGCGCCTTTGCAGGTGGGCTCGCGGCACTGACCGGTCTGGCGGCGACCCCGGCCCTGGCTCTGTCCCAGGTTACCGGAACCCGCCTGCCGCCCACCGAAGACCGCACGGCCTTGCTCTCCAACCTGCTGACCCGGATGTCGGCCAAGACCAATATCAACGGCCATGCGGGGTCACAGTTCGTGCTCGACACCGGGGCCGGCCGCACCGCCATCGCCGCCGACCTGGCCACGGCCCTGGCCCTGCCCGCAGGTCCGTCGATCCTGGTCCACGGCGTGACCTCGGCCGAGATCGCGCCGACGGTGAAGATCGCGCGGCTCAGCTTCGGCGGGCGGCGGTTCAACGACGTCTATGCCGCCGTCTTCCCGCGCGAGATGCTGGCCGCCGACGGCCTGCTGGGGCTGGACGTGCTGTCGCGGTTCGAGCTGCAGTTCGACATGGTCCGGCGCACCATGCTGCTGCGCCCGTCGGGGCCCGACATCATCCAGTTCGGCCGCGCCTTCGGGACCTCAAGCCGCATCCGGCGCGGCGACTGCAGCCGGATCCGCACCGGCGAGTTCGGCCAGATGATCCTGCTCAACGCCCGCGCCGACGGGGTGCCGGTCGAGTGTTTCGTCGATTCCGGGGCCCAGTATTCGATCGGCAATATGGCCCTGCACCGGGCGCTGGGCGGTCGCGGGGGCACGACGATCCAGCGCGCCCTGACCCCGGTTTACGGCGTCACCGGCCAGACCCTGATGGCCGAGCGGGGCTCGGTCGGGATGCTGGACATCAACCGCCAGCGTCTTGGGCCGACCTCCCTGCTGTTCGCCGACCTGCACGCCTTCGGGGCGCTGGACCTGATCGAGGCGCCCGCCCTGCTGCTGGGGGCGGACGTCCTCTACCGGTTCCGGACGGTGTCGCTCGACTTCGGCCGCTCGCGGATGAGCTTCACGGGGTTGAGGCGGGCGATCGCGGGGCCGACGCGGAGTTAG
- the timA gene encoding TIM44-related membrane protein TimA, protein MPAQVLIVLFAVIAAIVLFQLYNVLGKRVGRQPQEDAKTPVLPSGETPPAPRPALDSITMQAISGLRARDPAFDAGKFLDGSRQAYETIVRGYASGDRAALKPLLAPAVMESFEHGIAAREVRGETEQVEFLHPPRADLESATVEGDRAIAKVRFLAEIRSNIIPPEGEATPGAPGEPRIEERRTAEHWTFERTLGATDPNWVLARVEPATA, encoded by the coding sequence TTGCCGGCCCAGGTTCTCATCGTTCTGTTCGCCGTGATCGCGGCCATCGTGCTGTTCCAGCTGTACAATGTGCTGGGCAAACGCGTCGGCCGCCAGCCGCAGGAGGACGCCAAGACCCCCGTCCTGCCGTCCGGCGAGACGCCCCCGGCCCCTCGCCCGGCGCTGGATTCGATCACGATGCAGGCGATTTCCGGCCTCCGCGCCCGTGATCCGGCCTTCGATGCGGGCAAATTCCTCGACGGCTCGCGTCAGGCTTATGAGACCATCGTGCGGGGCTATGCCTCGGGCGACAGGGCGGCGCTGAAACCCCTGCTGGCCCCGGCGGTGATGGAGTCGTTCGAGCACGGCATCGCGGCGCGCGAGGTGCGCGGCGAGACCGAACAGGTCGAGTTCCTGCATCCCCCCCGCGCCGATCTGGAAAGCGCCACGGTCGAGGGCGACCGCGCCATCGCCAAGGTCCGTTTCCTGGCCGAGATCCGCTCCAACATCATTCCGCCCGAGGGCGAGGCCACGCCGGGGGCGCCGGGCGAGCCCCGGATCGAGGAACGTCGCACGGCCGAGCACTGGACGTTCGAGCGCACCTTGGGCGCGACCGATCCCAACTGGGTCCTGGCGCGGGTCGAACCCGCCACCGCCTGA